A window of the Yersinia rochesterensis genome harbors these coding sequences:
- the fruB gene encoding fused PTS fructose transporter subunit IIA/HPr protein produces MFQLSTKDIHLAAQAGSKNEAITQVAAALTQAGNVAAGYLDGMLAREQQTSTYLGNGIAIPHGTTDTRDLVLNTGVQVFQFPQGIAWGEDQTAYIVIGIAARSDEHLALLRQLTHVLSDDEVAAQLAKTTSAEELRSLLMGEQKAAEFHFDTSLIALDVAADNLITLQALNAGRLQQIGAVDTHFVSDVITREPLNLGQGIWLSDSTEGNLVSAAAISRPVTVFEHNGEKVALLLTLSVANNNQPLSMLNYLSDLLLAKKADALLNADAAALLALLTSKYVEQNEVLSAEFVIRNEHGLHARPGTILVNTIKQFTSEITVTNLDGTGKPANGRSLMKVVALGVKKGNRLRFTASGEDAQAALDAIGAAISAGLGEGAA; encoded by the coding sequence ATGTTCCAGTTATCGACGAAAGATATACATCTGGCTGCACAAGCAGGCAGCAAAAACGAGGCTATCACTCAGGTAGCCGCCGCCCTGACTCAAGCTGGCAATGTTGCTGCTGGCTACCTTGATGGGATGCTAGCCCGCGAGCAGCAGACCTCGACCTATTTGGGTAATGGCATTGCCATCCCACATGGTACCACTGATACCCGCGACTTGGTGCTGAACACGGGCGTACAGGTTTTCCAATTCCCGCAAGGTATTGCCTGGGGTGAAGATCAAACCGCTTATATTGTTATCGGCATTGCAGCCCGCTCTGATGAACATCTGGCATTATTACGCCAATTGACGCACGTGTTAAGTGATGATGAGGTTGCCGCACAGCTAGCAAAAACCACTTCAGCTGAAGAGTTACGCAGTTTGCTGATGGGCGAGCAAAAAGCCGCTGAATTCCATTTTGACACCTCACTTATCGCGCTTGATGTTGCGGCTGACAATTTGATCACGCTGCAAGCACTGAATGCGGGCCGTTTACAGCAAATCGGCGCTGTTGATACGCATTTTGTCAGTGATGTGATTACCCGCGAGCCGCTGAATCTGGGGCAGGGGATCTGGCTGAGTGACAGCACCGAAGGTAATTTGGTCAGTGCTGCGGCAATCAGTCGCCCGGTAACTGTTTTTGAGCATAATGGGGAGAAAGTTGCCCTATTGCTGACATTGTCAGTCGCTAATAATAACCAGCCGCTCTCAATGTTGAATTATCTCAGTGACTTACTGCTGGCGAAAAAAGCTGACGCGTTGCTGAACGCTGATGCCGCTGCACTGTTGGCATTGCTGACCAGTAAATATGTCGAGCAAAATGAAGTATTAAGCGCAGAGTTTGTTATCCGCAATGAACATGGATTACATGCGCGCCCAGGGACGATTTTAGTCAATACAATCAAACAGTTTACCAGTGAAATCACCGTAACAAATCTGGACGGCACCGGTAAACCCGCTAATGGACGTAGTCTAATGAAAGTTGTGGCTTTAGGGGTTAAAAAAGGAAATCGCCTGCGCTTTACCGCGAGCGGTGAAGATGCACAGGCTGCGCTGGACGCCATTGGTGCCGCCATCTCCGCCGGTTTGGGCGAGGGGGCAGCATGA
- a CDS encoding YkgJ family cysteine cluster protein, translated as MDCRSDCGACCIAPSISSPIPGMPFGKPANTRCLHLDDNMRCGIFHSPSRPAVCASLQALREMCFDTREQALVYLIQLEVETAP; from the coding sequence ATGGACTGTCGCTCAGATTGCGGTGCTTGCTGTATTGCTCCTTCGATTTCCAGCCCGATCCCCGGCATGCCATTCGGCAAGCCCGCCAATACCCGTTGCTTGCATTTAGATGACAATATGCGCTGCGGTATTTTCCATTCTCCATCTCGCCCGGCGGTGTGTGCTAGCCTGCAAGCATTGCGGGAGATGTGTTTTGATACCCGCGAACAGGCTTTAGTGTATTTGATTCAGTTGGAAGTGGAGACTGCACCTTAG
- the fruK gene encoding 1-phosphofructokinase has product MSRRVATITLNPAYDLVGFCPEIERGEVNLVKTAGLHAAGKGINVAKVLKDLGIDVTVGGFLGKDNQDGFQLLFSELGIANRFQVVPGRTRINVKLTEKDGEVTDFNFSGFEVTKPDWDRFVTDSLSWLGQFDMVAVSGSLPAGVNPDDFTDWMKRLRSQCPCIIFDSSREALVAGLKASPWLVKPNRRELEIWAGRPLPELGDVVEAAHALRDQGIAHVVISLGAEGALWVNASGAWLAKPPACEVVSTVGAGDSMVGGLIYGLLMRESSEHTLRLATAVAALAVSQSNVGITDRPQLAAMMAKVDLKPFN; this is encoded by the coding sequence ATGAGCAGAAGAGTCGCAACAATCACACTAAACCCGGCTTACGATTTGGTGGGCTTTTGCCCAGAGATTGAGCGCGGTGAAGTTAACCTGGTAAAAACAGCCGGCCTGCATGCTGCGGGTAAAGGTATTAATGTTGCCAAGGTACTGAAAGACTTAGGTATTGATGTCACGGTTGGCGGTTTCCTTGGTAAAGATAACCAAGATGGCTTCCAACTGTTGTTCAGCGAACTGGGTATCGCCAACCGTTTTCAGGTGGTGCCAGGGCGTACCCGCATTAATGTCAAACTGACCGAAAAAGATGGCGAAGTGACTGACTTTAACTTCTCCGGTTTTGAGGTCACTAAACCCGATTGGGACCGTTTCGTTACCGACTCATTGAGCTGGTTGGGGCAATTCGACATGGTGGCGGTCAGCGGCAGTTTGCCAGCGGGGGTGAATCCCGATGACTTTACCGACTGGATGAAGCGTCTGCGCTCCCAGTGCCCATGCATTATTTTCGACAGCAGCCGCGAAGCCTTGGTTGCCGGTCTGAAAGCTTCGCCGTGGTTGGTGAAACCCAACCGCCGTGAGCTGGAAATCTGGGCCGGTCGCCCATTACCTGAGCTGGGTGATGTAGTAGAAGCCGCACACGCACTGCGCGACCAGGGGATTGCCCATGTAGTGATTTCGCTCGGCGCGGAAGGTGCGTTGTGGGTTAATGCCTCCGGTGCCTGGTTGGCAAAACCCCCGGCTTGCGAAGTGGTCAGCACTGTAGGTGCTGGTGACTCAATGGTCGGCGGTCTGATTTATGGATTATTAATGCGTGAGTCCAGCGAGCATACCTTGCGCTTGGCAACCGCAGTCGCTGCTTTGGCCGTCAGTCAAAGCAATGTGGGTATTACGGATCGCCCGCAATTGGCCGCCATGATGGCAAAAGTCGATTTGAAACCTTTTAATTGA
- the yieE gene encoding DNA-binding transcriptional regulator YeiE has translation MHITLRQLEVFTEVLKSGSTTQASVVLALSQSAVSAALADLEGQLGVQLFDRVGKRLVTNEHGRLLYPKALSLLDQAVEIEQLFLQDLGALRIAASSTIGNYMLPGMIAKYRRDFPGTPLELNIGNSQDVIEAVADFRGDLGLIEGPCHMPELLTQAWLHDELVVFAAPDNPLCHKMLTLEELADAAWILRERGSGTREVLDHLLLAKLPHFKLVMELGHSEAIKRAVRYGIGISCLSRRVIADQLASGELIELNIPLPPLIRTLYLIHHRQKHISNALQRFLSYCQEEP, from the coding sequence ATGCACATAACCTTACGTCAACTTGAAGTCTTTACTGAGGTGCTAAAAAGCGGCTCTACGACACAAGCCTCGGTGGTGCTCGCACTTTCACAATCGGCAGTCAGCGCCGCGTTGGCGGATTTGGAAGGGCAATTAGGGGTACAACTTTTTGATAGGGTCGGTAAGCGTTTAGTGACGAATGAGCATGGGCGGTTACTTTACCCCAAAGCACTATCACTTCTTGATCAAGCCGTAGAAATTGAACAACTTTTCTTGCAGGATTTAGGCGCATTGCGCATCGCCGCCAGTAGCACCATCGGCAATTATATGTTGCCGGGTATGATTGCCAAATATCGGCGTGATTTCCCAGGAACACCGCTGGAGTTGAATATTGGTAACAGTCAGGATGTGATTGAAGCTGTGGCTGATTTTCGCGGCGATCTGGGCCTGATTGAAGGGCCGTGTCATATGCCAGAGTTGTTGACACAAGCTTGGCTGCACGATGAATTAGTGGTGTTTGCCGCTCCCGATAACCCGTTATGCCATAAAATGCTGACGTTAGAGGAGCTGGCTGATGCCGCGTGGATCTTACGCGAGCGAGGTTCGGGTACGCGTGAAGTTCTCGACCATTTATTGCTGGCAAAATTGCCGCATTTTAAATTGGTCATGGAACTGGGGCATTCTGAAGCCATTAAGCGGGCGGTGCGTTATGGCATAGGAATCAGTTGCTTGTCACGGCGCGTGATTGCCGATCAACTTGCCAGCGGTGAATTGATTGAACTTAATATTCCTTTGCCGCCACTGATTAGGACGTTATATCTGATTCATCATCGGCAAAAACACATCTCAAATGCTTTGCAACGTTTTCTAAGTTATTGCCAAGAAGAGCCTTGA
- a CDS encoding SH3 domain-containing protein, producing MIKIIIRHNKLFLLAVCISAHAHSNTLYSQQPSVQTNIVRIDKTKTIFPIHDYPQDTEKWIPKNKHYHTPFMSTDQQSMAFKALMNHYFGQNSGDPSPWNRNYISTMLSNTGAVTEKLSKDITQFTHSDARYYGENFLLLDSEWKERMRHLASIVITEKYHQTSRGIILKETAVRLLPTTHPAFDNPSQGYPFDMLQDSSFHPGEPIYIAGITQDKSWSFVISPSKIGWVESSDIAYVDDVFIQRWVTMAKKSLGAVINDHASFVDKQGVFRFTARTGTLLPLTTLKGERVVAIPVKNTQGNANIHYARLPEKIMHQAPVPATPENMSMLIKNMQGKNYGWGNIYDFNDCSSEIRNLMLPFGIYLPRDSQQQSLSGKHVDLSHYSTKERIEYLMAHGKPLTTLIYIGGHVMLYIGNADWKGQTVPITYQNLWGLRPANSSNRSIIGKSVFFPLLSRYPEDPKLESLAGKSVFIMTWLN from the coding sequence ATGATAAAGATAATTATTAGACACAATAAGCTCTTTCTGCTGGCAGTATGTATATCTGCTCATGCACATTCAAACACATTATATTCACAACAGCCATCAGTTCAAACTAATATTGTTAGAATAGATAAAACAAAAACTATTTTTCCTATACATGACTATCCGCAAGATACTGAAAAATGGATACCCAAAAATAAGCATTATCACACTCCCTTTATGAGTACTGATCAACAAAGTATGGCTTTTAAAGCTTTGATGAATCATTACTTTGGGCAAAACAGCGGCGACCCATCGCCATGGAACAGAAACTATATCAGTACTATGCTGAGCAACACGGGGGCCGTAACAGAAAAACTGTCGAAAGATATTACTCAGTTTACGCATTCAGACGCCCGTTACTACGGCGAAAACTTCCTCCTGCTCGACTCTGAATGGAAAGAACGGATGCGGCACCTGGCCTCCATAGTGATAACCGAAAAATATCACCAAACTTCGCGCGGTATTATTTTAAAAGAAACCGCCGTCAGATTATTGCCAACAACCCACCCTGCATTTGATAATCCCAGTCAGGGATATCCATTTGATATGCTACAGGATTCCTCCTTTCACCCCGGCGAACCTATCTATATTGCGGGCATCACTCAGGATAAATCATGGAGTTTTGTTATTTCTCCATCAAAAATAGGCTGGGTTGAAAGCTCAGATATTGCTTATGTCGATGATGTTTTTATCCAACGCTGGGTAACAATGGCGAAAAAAAGTCTTGGTGCAGTGATAAATGACCATGCCAGCTTCGTGGATAAACAAGGTGTCTTCAGATTTACTGCGCGAACCGGGACACTTCTCCCCCTGACAACATTAAAGGGCGAAAGGGTCGTGGCAATACCGGTAAAAAATACACAGGGAAATGCCAATATTCACTATGCCAGGTTACCTGAAAAAATCATGCATCAGGCCCCTGTTCCCGCAACCCCCGAAAATATGTCAATGCTAATAAAAAATATGCAGGGTAAAAATTATGGTTGGGGAAATATCTATGATTTTAATGACTGTTCTTCAGAAATAAGAAACCTCATGCTGCCTTTTGGCATTTATCTTCCCAGAGACTCGCAACAACAGTCTTTGAGTGGAAAACACGTTGATCTGAGCCATTACTCTACCAAAGAACGTATAGAATACCTTATGGCGCATGGTAAGCCATTGACTACCCTGATTTATATCGGCGGCCATGTGATGCTCTATATTGGAAATGCAGATTGGAAAGGTCAGACGGTACCTATCACCTATCAAAATTTGTGGGGTTTAAGGCCAGCAAACTCTTCAAATCGTAGTATTATTGGGAAGTCGGTTTTCTTTCCCTTGCTATCCCGTTATCCGGAAGATCCGAAACTGGAATCTCTTGCGGGGAAATCTGTATTTATCATGACGTGGCTTAATTAA
- a CDS encoding amino acid permease yields MTQPQTKIPAQQGAQRLRRELKSRHLAMIAIGGSIGTGLFVASGATVSQAGPGGALLSYALIGLMVYFLMTSLGELAAFMPVSGSFSTYGSKYVEEGFGFALGWNYWYNWAVTIAVDLVAAQLVMNYWFPDAPGWIWSALFLALMFLLNYISVKGFGEAEYWFSLIKVTTVIIFIIIGIMMISGIMKGGETAGWHNWTIGDAPFAGGFSAMIGVAMIVGFSFQGTELIGIAAGESKDPAKNIPRAVRKVFWRILLFYIFAILIISLIIPYTDPSLLRNDVKDISVSPFTLVFQNAGLLSAAAVMNAVILTAVLSAGNSGMYASTRMLFTLASEGKAPRIFAKLSKGGVPRNALYATTVVAGLCFLSSMFGNQTVYLWLLNTSGMTGFIAWLGIAISHYRFRRGYMMQGRDLNDLPYQSGFFPLGPIFAFVLCLIITLGQNYQAFLQDRIDWYGVTATYIGIPLFLVIWFGYKLSRGTKVIKYQDMEYPKWRDESHDSQEPKKPVLISD; encoded by the coding sequence ATGACTCAGCCACAGACTAAAATCCCCGCGCAGCAGGGTGCACAGCGCTTACGCCGAGAGCTTAAATCACGGCATCTAGCCATGATTGCTATCGGTGGTTCTATTGGTACCGGTTTATTTGTGGCCTCAGGGGCGACGGTATCCCAGGCAGGCCCAGGTGGAGCATTGCTCTCCTATGCATTGATTGGCCTGATGGTTTATTTCTTGATGACCAGCCTCGGTGAGCTGGCGGCATTTATGCCGGTATCGGGTTCATTTTCGACTTACGGTTCAAAATATGTTGAGGAAGGCTTCGGCTTCGCCCTTGGCTGGAACTACTGGTACAACTGGGCGGTGACTATCGCCGTTGACCTGGTCGCGGCACAATTAGTGATGAATTACTGGTTCCCAGATGCGCCCGGCTGGATCTGGAGTGCGCTGTTCCTCGCCTTGATGTTTTTACTGAACTACATCTCAGTCAAAGGCTTTGGTGAAGCGGAATACTGGTTCTCACTGATTAAAGTGACCACAGTTATTATCTTCATCATTATTGGTATAATGATGATTAGCGGCATCATGAAAGGCGGCGAGACTGCGGGTTGGCACAACTGGACTATCGGCGATGCGCCGTTTGCTGGTGGCTTCTCGGCGATGATTGGTGTGGCGATGATTGTCGGGTTCTCCTTCCAGGGGACTGAACTGATTGGCATCGCGGCCGGTGAGTCAAAAGATCCGGCCAAAAATATCCCACGTGCGGTGCGTAAGGTTTTTTGGCGTATTCTGCTGTTTTATATCTTCGCTATCCTGATTATCAGTTTGATTATTCCGTATACCGACCCGAGTCTGTTGCGTAATGATGTCAAAGATATCAGCGTCAGCCCGTTCACCTTGGTATTCCAGAATGCAGGCCTGCTGTCGGCGGCGGCGGTAATGAATGCGGTTATTCTGACGGCGGTATTATCAGCGGGTAACTCGGGGATGTACGCCTCAACCCGCATGCTGTTTACCTTGGCCTCAGAGGGCAAAGCGCCACGCATTTTCGCTAAATTATCTAAGGGCGGTGTGCCGCGTAATGCGCTGTACGCAACCACCGTAGTTGCGGGCTTGTGCTTCTTAAGCTCCATGTTTGGCAACCAAACTGTTTATCTGTGGTTGCTGAATACCTCCGGTATGACTGGCTTTATTGCTTGGTTGGGGATTGCTATCAGTCATTATCGTTTCCGCCGTGGTTATATGATGCAGGGCCGCGATTTGAACGATTTGCCGTATCAGTCGGGTTTCTTCCCGCTGGGGCCAATCTTTGCCTTTGTGCTGTGTTTGATCATTACTTTGGGTCAGAACTATCAGGCATTCCTGCAAGACCGTATTGATTGGTATGGCGTAACCGCCACCTATATTGGCATTCCATTATTCCTGGTGATTTGGTTCGGCTATAAGCTGAGCCGTGGTACCAAGGTTATAAAATACCAAGATATGGAATACCCGAAATGGCGTGATGAAAGTCATGACTCTCAGGAACCTAAAAAACCGGTGCTGATTTCCGACTAA
- the fruA gene encoding PTS fructose transporter subunit IIBC, whose amino-acid sequence MKTLLIIDSSLGQARGHLASLMLGAAAAKAGLSWVEQAADAELVIVAGQSVPADSALNGKKVYVGDVEKAVRDPEGFLAQAITQATPYQAVVSAAPAATGPKRIVAITACPTGVAHTFMAAEAIESEAKKRGWWVKVETRGSVGAGNTITPEEVAAADLVIVAADIEVDLDKFAGKPMYRTSTGLALKKTAQELDKALVEAEVYQPKTGSSTGSKKTETGGPYRHLLTGVSYMLPMVVAGGLCIALSFVFGIKAFEVKGTLAAALMQIGGGSAFALMVPVLAGFIAFSIADRPGLTPGLIGGMLAVSTGAGFLGGIIAGFLAGYVAKAISTKLRLPQSMEALKPILIIPLVASLIVGLVMIYVVGTPVAQIMTGLTNWLQSMGTANAVLLGAILGAMMCTDMGGPVNKAAYAFGVALLSSSVYAPMAAIMAAGMVPPLAMGLATLLARHKFDKGEQEGGKAALVLGLCFISEGAIPFAARDPMRVLPCCIAGGALTGALSMAFGAQLMAPHGGLFVLLIPGAIHPVLLYLVAIIAGTVLAGGLYAMLKRPDAVVAKVA is encoded by the coding sequence ATGAAAACGCTACTAATAATAGACAGTTCGCTCGGGCAGGCCAGAGGCCACCTTGCGTCACTGATGCTGGGTGCAGCGGCGGCAAAAGCCGGTTTGAGCTGGGTTGAGCAAGCCGCAGATGCCGAACTGGTGATTGTGGCCGGGCAATCAGTCCCGGCAGACAGTGCGCTGAATGGCAAAAAAGTGTATGTCGGTGATGTGGAAAAAGCGGTGCGTGACCCAGAGGGTTTCCTGGCGCAGGCCATAACACAGGCTACACCTTATCAAGCTGTGGTCAGCGCAGCACCAGCAGCAACTGGCCCAAAACGTATTGTGGCGATTACCGCCTGCCCGACTGGCGTAGCGCACACTTTTATGGCGGCAGAAGCCATTGAAAGTGAAGCGAAAAAACGCGGCTGGTGGGTAAAAGTAGAAACTCGCGGTTCTGTCGGTGCGGGTAATACCATCACGCCGGAAGAGGTCGCTGCGGCCGATTTGGTGATTGTGGCTGCTGACATTGAAGTGGATTTGGATAAGTTTGCTGGCAAACCGATGTACCGCACCAGCACCGGCTTGGCACTGAAGAAAACTGCGCAGGAACTGGACAAAGCGCTGGTGGAAGCGGAAGTTTATCAGCCAAAAACCGGCAGCAGCACCGGCAGCAAAAAAACAGAAACCGGCGGCCCTTATCGCCATCTGTTGACCGGTGTGTCTTACATGTTGCCAATGGTGGTCGCCGGCGGTTTGTGTATCGCGCTCTCGTTTGTGTTCGGGATTAAAGCATTTGAAGTCAAAGGCACATTGGCTGCGGCCTTGATGCAAATCGGTGGCGGTTCTGCATTCGCCCTGATGGTGCCGGTATTGGCGGGTTTCATCGCCTTCTCGATTGCTGACCGTCCCGGTCTGACACCGGGTTTGATTGGCGGTATGTTGGCGGTTAGCACCGGTGCGGGCTTCCTCGGCGGTATTATTGCTGGTTTCCTGGCCGGTTATGTCGCCAAAGCCATCAGCACCAAACTGCGTTTGCCGCAGAGTATGGAAGCGCTGAAGCCGATATTGATTATCCCACTAGTGGCCAGCTTGATTGTCGGTTTGGTGATGATTTATGTGGTCGGTACACCGGTCGCACAAATCATGACTGGCCTGACTAATTGGCTGCAATCCATGGGTACCGCCAATGCGGTGCTGCTGGGCGCTATCCTCGGTGCCATGATGTGTACCGATATGGGCGGGCCGGTGAACAAAGCGGCATACGCCTTTGGTGTGGCACTGTTGAGTTCGTCAGTTTATGCCCCGATGGCGGCTATTATGGCGGCGGGCATGGTACCACCGCTGGCAATGGGGCTGGCAACACTGCTGGCGCGTCATAAATTTGACAAAGGTGAGCAGGAAGGGGGCAAAGCCGCGTTGGTATTGGGCTTGTGCTTTATCTCTGAAGGGGCGATTCCGTTTGCGGCCCGTGACCCGATGCGGGTGTTGCCGTGCTGTATTGCCGGTGGCGCATTAACGGGTGCTCTGTCGATGGCCTTCGGCGCGCAACTGATGGCACCACACGGCGGTCTGTTCGTGTTGTTGATACCAGGGGCAATTCATCCGGTGCTGCTGTATTTGGTGGCAATAATTGCTGGTACCGTCTTAGCCGGCGGCCTGTACGCGATGCTAAAACGCCCTGATGCTGTGGTGGCGAAAGTCGCGTAA
- a CDS encoding nucleotide triphosphate diphosphatase NUDT15: MSVVVGVGVIIVNQHGEILLGKRSSQHAPYWSIPGGHMEVGESFEQAAQREILEETALNINEMKVIGLCNNLATWREEGKHTVSVCLLAQHPGGEPELKEPDKCQQWVWCNPRELPEPHFEASRHAVDLWLNQQFYAVFN; the protein is encoded by the coding sequence ATGTCTGTCGTTGTCGGTGTTGGCGTTATTATCGTCAATCAACATGGTGAAATTCTGTTGGGGAAACGCAGCAGTCAGCATGCGCCTTACTGGTCCATTCCCGGCGGTCACATGGAGGTTGGCGAGTCTTTTGAGCAAGCCGCTCAACGAGAAATTCTCGAAGAAACAGCTTTAAATATCAATGAGATGAAAGTTATCGGCTTGTGTAACAACCTGGCGACCTGGCGTGAGGAGGGTAAACATACCGTTTCGGTTTGTTTGCTAGCACAGCATCCCGGTGGGGAACCTGAGCTGAAAGAGCCAGATAAATGTCAGCAATGGGTGTGGTGCAATCCGCGCGAATTACCCGAGCCTCATTTTGAAGCCAGTCGCCATGCGGTTGATTTATGGTTGAATCAGCAGTTTTACGCCGTTTTCAACTAA
- the nfo gene encoding deoxyribonuclease IV — protein sequence MKFVGAHVSAAGGVDQAVIRAHELEATAFALFTKNQRQWRAAPLAEDVIEKFKQACEQYGYTSAQILPHDSYLINLGHPVAEALEKSREAFIDEMLRCQQLGLSLLNFHPGSHLLQIDEDKCLARIAESINIALNASEGVTAVIENTAGQGSNLGFKFEHLAAIIDGVEDKSRVGVCIDTCHAFAAGYDLRTEADCEHTFSQLGEIVGFEYLRGMHLNDAKSEFNSRVDRHHSLGEGNIGKTVFSYIMRDPRFDNIPLILETVNPDIWAEEIAWLKSQAQ from the coding sequence ATGAAATTTGTCGGTGCACATGTCAGCGCAGCAGGGGGTGTAGACCAGGCTGTGATTCGAGCGCATGAACTTGAGGCCACTGCCTTTGCCTTGTTTACCAAGAATCAACGTCAATGGCGCGCCGCGCCGCTGGCGGAAGATGTGATTGAAAAATTTAAGCAAGCTTGTGAACAATATGGCTATACCTCAGCCCAGATTTTACCTCACGATAGCTACCTGATTAACCTCGGTCATCCGGTGGCCGAGGCGCTGGAGAAATCCCGCGAAGCCTTTATTGATGAAATGCTGCGCTGCCAGCAACTGGGGCTGTCATTACTGAACTTCCACCCCGGCAGCCATTTACTGCAAATTGATGAAGATAAATGTCTGGCCCGCATCGCCGAATCCATCAATATCGCACTAAATGCCTCTGAGGGTGTGACTGCGGTGATTGAAAATACCGCCGGTCAGGGCAGCAATCTGGGCTTCAAATTTGAACATTTGGCCGCCATCATTGATGGAGTGGAAGATAAGAGTCGCGTGGGTGTTTGTATTGATACCTGCCATGCTTTCGCCGCCGGTTATGATTTGCGCACCGAAGCAGATTGTGAGCATACTTTCAGTCAGCTCGGCGAGATTGTCGGTTTCGAGTATTTGCGCGGTATGCATCTTAATGATGCCAAAAGTGAATTTAACAGCCGTGTCGACCGCCACCACAGCTTAGGTGAAGGAAACATCGGCAAAACCGTGTTCAGCTATATTATGCGCGATCCGCGCTTTGATAATATTCCGCTGATTCTGGAAACAGTGAATCCCGATATCTGGGCTGAAGAGATAGCCTGGCTGAAATCACAGGCGCAATAG
- a CDS encoding YeiH family protein — protein sequence MATSHIKELSRPQLPALFRYIPGLVLTGVITGLALKVGDMPWFIYMGLGALTLAILFGILVGNTLYPWVQPVCSDGVVLAKQHLLRLGIILYGFRLTFQQVADVGATGMIIDLLTLSSTFILACWLGKRVFGLDQQTVMLIGAGSSICGAAAIMATEPVLKADASKVAVAVATVVIFGTLAIFVYPWLYQLNLHYQWLPFSQETFGIFAGSTIHEVAQVVAAGHAIGPDAENAAVITKMIRVMMLAPFLLLLSAYLGRNSMKTHGEKREKSAITIPWFAVIFILMAGFNSLNLLPAAWVSHLITLDTILLAMAMAALGLTTHVGSIRQAGVKPLLLALLLFVWLLVGGTGINLLVQHIAA from the coding sequence ATGGCGACTTCTCATATTAAAGAACTCTCCCGACCACAGCTGCCAGCTTTGTTTCGCTATATTCCGGGCTTGGTATTGACTGGTGTGATTACCGGGTTAGCACTCAAAGTGGGTGACATGCCGTGGTTTATTTACATGGGCCTCGGGGCACTGACCCTGGCGATTTTATTCGGTATCTTGGTGGGCAACACGTTGTACCCTTGGGTGCAGCCGGTCTGTTCTGACGGGGTGGTACTCGCCAAACAACATTTACTGCGGTTGGGGATTATTTTATACGGTTTCCGGCTAACTTTTCAGCAAGTAGCGGATGTCGGTGCCACCGGCATGATTATTGACCTGCTAACTCTTAGTTCAACCTTTATATTGGCCTGCTGGCTAGGGAAACGCGTGTTTGGTTTGGACCAGCAAACCGTGATGTTAATTGGTGCCGGTAGCAGTATTTGTGGGGCGGCAGCCATTATGGCAACCGAACCGGTGCTGAAAGCGGACGCCAGCAAAGTGGCGGTGGCCGTCGCCACAGTGGTGATTTTCGGGACATTAGCGATTTTTGTTTACCCATGGCTATACCAGCTAAACCTGCATTACCAATGGCTGCCGTTTAGTCAGGAAACCTTTGGTATCTTTGCCGGTTCAACTATTCATGAAGTGGCACAGGTGGTAGCCGCCGGGCATGCTATTGGCCCTGATGCTGAAAATGCCGCCGTCATTACCAAAATGATCCGGGTCATGATGCTGGCACCGTTCTTGCTGCTACTGTCGGCTTATTTGGGCCGCAATAGTATGAAAACCCACGGTGAAAAACGGGAGAAAAGTGCCATTACCATTCCGTGGTTTGCGGTGATATTTATTCTGATGGCCGGGTTTAACTCACTGAATTTGCTGCCCGCAGCATGGGTTAGCCACTTGATTACACTGGATACCATTTTGTTAGCAATGGCGATGGCAGCTCTGGGGCTAACCACCCATGTGGGTTCTATTCGTCAGGCGGGGGTCAAACCGCTGTTACTGGCACTGTTGCTGTTTGTCTGGTTGCTGGTCGGCGGCACTGGCATCAACTTACTGGTGCAGCATATTGCGGCGTAA